From the genome of Mycobacterium kansasii ATCC 12478:
TGCACGGACACGCACCTCAGAAGATGTCGCCGAGTGCTTCATCGCTGGCCGCGGAGAAGTTCTCTTCATGGAGTTGCTGGTAGTCGTGCCAAGCCTGGGCGTCCCAGATCTCGAGATAGTCGACCGCGCCGATCACCACGCAGTCCTTGGAAAGCCCCGCGTAGCGGCGATGGTCGGCCGATAGCGTGATCCGGCCCTGGCCGTCGGGGTGCTGCTCGTCGGTGCCGGCGGCAAGGTTGCGCAGGAATGCCCGTGCTTCGGGATTGCTTCGCGGCGCCTTGCTCGCCCGGCGCGCCAGCTGCTCGAACTCCGCCCTCGGGTAGACGGCGAGGCTGTGATCTTGGCTCTTGGTGACCATCAATCCCCCTGCCAACGAGTCGCGAAACTTTGCCGGCAGCGTCAGCCGCCCCTTGTCGTCGAGTTTGGGCGTGTAGGTGCCGAGAAACACTAGGCCACCTCCCACCTAGAGCTGCTCGCTCACCCAAACACTTCAGCCACCATACCCCACAATCCCCCACTTCGCCCCATTGATGGGGTGTCGCCGCGGCATTTCCCCAAGGATCTACGGCGTCAGGTCACGTTCAGATCACCCCGCACCCCGGCATCCAGCTCACGGGTCATGCTAAAACCGCATTTCAGAGGCCAGTGGTCGGAAATGGGGCGCTAAGTGGGGCGCAGTGGGGCACGACCAGGCCAATAGCTCACGACTGGGTTTCGGTGTGGATTCCTCGAGGTGACCCGCGAACGGCGGCTCCGCCGCGGGACATCGGGTGCGCACGAAAAACGGGGCAGCCGGTGGCTGCCCCGTAAGGTCTACGTTCGTTCGCCTACTCGTCGAAGCGGCGCCGGAACCGATCCTCCATCCGGCTGGTGAATGAGCCTCCGGCGCCTTTACTGCGACGCTGGCGCGCCCCCCCGGACGCCGGCCGAGAGTGATCCAGCCGCCCCGGCAACCGCGGCGCGGTGATGGCATACACCACGCCGCCGAACATCACCACGAAACCGAAGACACTGAGGATCGGGAAGCTTCCGATCATCGTGGCCTTGAATGCCACCCCGGAAACCAGCATGGCCAGGCCGATGACGAACAACGCCGCGCCCTGCAAGCGCCGCCGTGCCGTGGGTGCGCGGAAGCCCCCACCACGGACACTCGACGCGAACTTAGGGTCTTCGGCGTAGAGCGCGCTCTCGATCTGCTCAAGCATCCGCTGCTCATGATCGGAGAGTGGCATTCGTCCCTCCTTGCCGACAGACTGTCACGTAACTACCGGTAGCACGCGGATGCCCGTTGTGGGGGCAACTAACTCAGATGATACGAGGTCAATCCCAGCCGTACCACTGATTCGCCGGCGATTCTATCCCGGCCGCACCTCGGAGCACGAATGCGCCCGACACCCCATGCGGTGCAACCGGTCACAAACTCCGTATCGCTCCATATCGCTTCTCACCGGTGCGCATGGCGACCGCTCGGCCAACCGCGACGGCAGTGGTCCGATACTGGTGCTGAAGCATCGCACCGGATCACCGTGAGGAGGGCAGTTGGCGATATTCCTCATCGATCTGGCCCCGAGCGAGATGGAGCGCCGCCTCAGGGAGGCCCTGACGGTCTATGTCGACGCGATGCGCTACCCCAGAGGCACCGAGAACCAGCGCGCCGCCATGTGGCTGGAGCACATCCGCCGGCCGGGCTGGAAGGCCGTCGCCGCCGTCGACGTAGCGGACCCGGGCGCGGGCGATCAATCCGGAATCGTGGGAGCCGATCCCGAAAGCCGGGCGTCGGCGGCTGGCGATCTGAGCAACGCACCGATGGTGGGCGTCGCCTACGGCTACCCCGGCGCCCCCGGGCAGTGGTGGCAGCAGCAAGTGGTCCTCGGGTTGCAGCGCAGTGGTTTTCCGCCGCAGGCGATCTCCCGGGTGATGAGTAGCTATTTTGAGTTGACGGAATTGCATATCCAGCCGCGCGCCCAAGGCCATGGCCTCGGCGAGGCCCTGGTCCGCCGGCTACTCGCGGGTCGGCAGGAAGACCACGTCCTACTGTCCACTCCGGAGACCAATGGCGAGGCCAACCGGGCGTGGCGGTTGTACCGGCGGCTGGGCTTCACCGACATCATCCGCGGCTACTACTTCGCCGGCGACCCCCGCGCGTTCGCGGTACTGGGCCGCGCGCTACCGCTGTAGGCCCGACTGCGGACGGCTTGCCCAAGCGGCACACCGGGTCTGGCACGATGACCTGGTGCGCGCCAGCCCTCCCTCGCTCTCAGCCCGCAAAGCTCACGTGACCGGGACCCGACGGCGCCGCATGCTGGCCATCGCGATGCTGTTGATGCTGGTGCCCCTGGCCACCGGATGCCTGCGCGTCCGCGCATCGATCACCATCTCGCCCGACGACCTGGTGTCCGGCGAGATCATCGCCGCGGCAAAACCGAAGAACAACAAAGACGCCGGCCCTCAACTCGACAGCAACAACCTCGCGTTCAGCCAGAAAGTGGCTGTCTCCAACTACGACAGCGACGGCTACGTGGGGTCGCAGGCGGTGTTTTCCGATTTGACATTCGCAGAGTTGCCGCAGCTGGCCAACATGAACTCCGACGCGGCCGGGGTGAACCTGTCGCTGCGGCGAAACGGCAACCTGGTGATTCTGGAGGGCCGGGTCGATCTGACCTCACTCACCGACGCTGATGCCGACGTCGAGCTGACCGTCGCCTTTCCCGGAACCGTGACCTCCACCAACGGTGACCGCATCGAGCCCGAAGTGGTGCAGTGGAAGCTCAAACCGGGCGTGGTGAGCACCATGAACGCTCAGGCCCGCTATACCGACCCCAACACCCGATCATTCACCGCGGCCGGCATCTGGCTGGGCATCGGGTCGTTGCTGGCCGCGGGTGTGGTGGCACTGCTGGCCTGGATCAGCCGGGACCGCTCCCCCCGGCTCACGGCTGCGGGCGACCAGCCGCCGAAGTAACCGGATCGGGTCGCTCACCGGGCTCGGTTAGTCCCGGTTAGCCCTGCTTGTCGGGCGCCCAGTAGTCCAGCATCTCGGCGAAGGTCTCGAAAGCCGGCGCGGAAAGGCCGTAGGTTGCCTCGAAATGGATGCTCAGCGGGAAGCCGAGGTCCACGACACCGTCTAGCACGCGTTGGTAGAGGTCGACCATCAACCGTCGCTTCTGGGCGGGTTCGCTGCCGGCCAGCTTCTGGACGAACTCCTGCTCCTCGGCCACGGCCGCGTTGCCGGGGTCCTGGATCAACCAGTTGATCAAGCCGACGCGAGCCTCGACCTTGGGGACGAAGCCGAACGACAGCAGGATCTCGGGTCGGTGGTCGGTGGCCTCGGCGAACGCGGTCAGAAACCCCACGATCGCGTCGGAATACAACAACTGCGTCATGCCATAGGTCGCGCCCTGATTGCATTTGAAATTAAGCCGACCCTGCTCGCCGTCTCGGGTGGGAATCACGATCACACCACGGTTGGCCACCAGCTCCCGATAGATCGACAATGCGTCGGTCGGTGCGACGCCGGAGCCTTCGCCGTCGTTCATCGTGCGCGGCACCCCGACGAACACGACACCCTCCATCCCGGCGGCACACAGCTCGGCGAGCCTCCCATGCAGCGTCGACTCGTCCATGAAGGCGGTGACCTGCGTGCACAGGCCGCTGATCGACGGCAATTCCGGTCTGATAATCGACCAGAAGTCCAGGACGTCGAGCTTGGGCTGCATCGGGACCGGCCGATCGTCGTCCTCGGCGATCATCCCGGGGATCATCACGTGGCGGATTCGGCCGTCGAGGCCCGATTCGGCCGAGTACCGCAGCAATTTGTGCGCGTCTTCCAGCGCCCGTTCGTGGCCCCCGTCCACGTTCGGTGGAACCAGCTCGAGCGCGATGGTATTGAGCGTCACACGGCACCCTCTTTCTCAGATTCCTCAGATTCCTCAGACGACTACTGCTCACATCGCGCCACGCCGCGCACACCCGACCCGGGCCTCATCACCGGGCCATCACGACAGCATAGGGGCGTCGCGGCGAGTCAGTCGACGCAACTGCGTCCGGCCCGAAGGCATCTGGCCGCCCGAGGGAGGCAATCCCCGCCCACGGCGCCGGGGCCGAATACACTGTCGGGCCAGGGACGTGCCGAGCAGAAAGGGGCGCCGCGCTGAGCGTCGAAGCATCGGCAACCGACTTGGGCGGCGCCATCACCGACCAGCTACGACGGTATCTGCATGACCGTCGCCGCGAGGCGGCCTATATCGGGAGCGACTACGACGCCTTGACGGCCTGGCTGGAAGACTTTGCGCTGCGCGGGGGCAAACGGCTACGCCCGGTCTTCGCATACTGGGGCTGGCACGCCGTGACAACCGAGGAGCCCGGCCCCGAGATTCTGCAGTTGTTTTCCGCCCTGGAACTGCTGCACGCCTGGGCCCTGATACACGACGACGTGATCGACGCCTCCTCGACTCGTCGCGGCCGGCCGACGGCCCATGTGCATTTCGCCGCGCTGCACCGGGAGCGTAACTGGCTCGGCCCGGCGCACCAGTTCGGCATCTCGGCGGCGATACTGCTCGGCGACGTGGCGCAGGCCTGGGCCGACGACATCGTCTCCGAGGTGGGCCAGACCAGCCTGCCGCCCGACGCTGCGCGCCGGGTGCGGCGGGTATGGTCCGGCATCCGCACCGAGGTGCTGGGCGGGCAATACCTCGACATCGTCGCCGAGGCCAGCGCCGCGAGCTCGATCGCCTCGGCGATGACGGTTGCCACCTTCAAAACCGCCTGCTACACCGTGTCGCGG
Proteins encoded in this window:
- the mraZ gene encoding division/cell wall cluster transcriptional repressor MraZ, which encodes MFLGTYTPKLDDKGRLTLPAKFRDSLAGGLMVTKSQDHSLAVYPRAEFEQLARRASKAPRSNPEARAFLRNLAAGTDEQHPDGQGRITLSADHRRYAGLSKDCVVIGAVDYLEIWDAQAWHDYQQLHEENFSAASDEALGDIF
- a CDS encoding DUF3040 domain-containing protein, whose amino-acid sequence is MPLSDHEQRMLEQIESALYAEDPKFASSVRGGGFRAPTARRRLQGAALFVIGLAMLVSGVAFKATMIGSFPILSVFGFVVMFGGVVYAITAPRLPGRLDHSRPASGGARQRRSKGAGGSFTSRMEDRFRRRFDE
- a CDS encoding GNAT family N-acetyltransferase, which encodes MAIFLIDLAPSEMERRLREALTVYVDAMRYPRGTENQRAAMWLEHIRRPGWKAVAAVDVADPGAGDQSGIVGADPESRASAAGDLSNAPMVGVAYGYPGAPGQWWQQQVVLGLQRSGFPPQAISRVMSSYFELTELHIQPRAQGHGLGEALVRRLLAGRQEDHVLLSTPETNGEANRAWRLYRRLGFTDIIRGYYFAGDPRAFAVLGRALPL
- a CDS encoding DUF3153 domain-containing protein, with protein sequence MTGTRRRRMLAIAMLLMLVPLATGCLRVRASITISPDDLVSGEIIAAAKPKNNKDAGPQLDSNNLAFSQKVAVSNYDSDGYVGSQAVFSDLTFAELPQLANMNSDAAGVNLSLRRNGNLVILEGRVDLTSLTDADADVELTVAFPGTVTSTNGDRIEPEVVQWKLKPGVVSTMNAQARYTDPNTRSFTAAGIWLGIGSLLAAGVVALLAWISRDRSPRLTAAGDQPPK
- a CDS encoding mycobacterial-type methylenetetrahydrofolate reductase, whose protein sequence is MTLNTIALELVPPNVDGGHERALEDAHKLLRYSAESGLDGRIRHVMIPGMIAEDDDRPVPMQPKLDVLDFWSIIRPELPSISGLCTQVTAFMDESTLHGRLAELCAAGMEGVVFVGVPRTMNDGEGSGVAPTDALSIYRELVANRGVIVIPTRDGEQGRLNFKCNQGATYGMTQLLYSDAIVGFLTAFAEATDHRPEILLSFGFVPKVEARVGLINWLIQDPGNAAVAEEQEFVQKLAGSEPAQKRRLMVDLYQRVLDGVVDLGFPLSIHFEATYGLSAPAFETFAEMLDYWAPDKQG
- the idsA2 gene encoding bifunctional (2E,6E)-farnesyl/geranyl diphosphate synthase translates to MGGAITDQLRRYLHDRRREAAYIGSDYDALTAWLEDFALRGGKRLRPVFAYWGWHAVTTEEPGPEILQLFSALELLHAWALIHDDVIDASSTRRGRPTAHVHFAALHRERNWLGPAHQFGISAAILLGDVAQAWADDIVSEVGQTSLPPDAARRVRRVWSGIRTEVLGGQYLDIVAEASAASSIASAMTVATFKTACYTVSRPLQLGVAAAADRPDVAAAFHQFGTDLGVAFQLRDDVLGVFGDPAVTGKPSGDDLRSGKRTVLIAEAAELAEKSDPRAASLLRSSIGTELTDTQVRELREVIAGVGGLAAAENRITELTERALATLASAPINARAKAGLSQLARTATDRSA